One genomic region from Clarias gariepinus isolate MV-2021 ecotype Netherlands chromosome 20, CGAR_prim_01v2, whole genome shotgun sequence encodes:
- the LOC128508495 gene encoding glutamic acid-rich protein-like has translation MEKPVEIIVEQHRLLEKEIRKYMKKWHDKTKGYSNQWPTDGSFNIETCTQLRQKIISWGAEKKKKEMEEKLKLKLMIIDYFKEEGQRRQKRQQEKTEQQMMNMILKREKEIKENEQKNKAKHEETEIQDGEEETFPPPPEMCMRPPPYNTEQPQENKVYPTIPMMGVTTIEDEWTNVELQVNGTLKGLARSKEQEPNLMSAGRGAGRRAQSSTPGSKNIAEKRLPSEEISIFPEEQSWKNMMNKNAQTYWNEYPSTSSPRRQGTEDTKMKPRWVSCPGESSCLKKELPIPQQGETSTRPKSFAHTRSELEERKNMTENNQGKLVKLEGEVKITPLEEEDKLLHGVFEDLNGRNTTDLTRQIRRIETQKEALKESQSLVKVLNEMADSIKNITRLNATQEHSWTATKEVSEPNNREGANEDPQRREKLPHSLRAQNHDSNVTSLIEIDMEVEGEKAIQTTRALRDRSTLRQPDRYSSTTLACFQHERCRREEERKRQVDEDEPTASSSQCPLIVKGTALHYVPWSFMDVTGLISRLPDLCEGAQRWITQFEEKTMGHQLALGDIKAILGQTIGKNKTTEVLQEAGMPPEAEDARYDHYPLGPNRNAIWGALRKMYPTKMDPGRLETIKLAEEENVVKFIQNFQDAWRE, from the coding sequence atGGAAAAACCAGTAGAAATCATAGTTGAGCAACACCGTCTACTCGAAAAAGAGatcagaaaatatatgaaaaaatggcaTGATAAAACAAAAGGATATTCAAACCAATGGCCTACTGATGGGTCGTTTAACATAGAAACATGTACCCAATTAAGGCAAAAGATCATAAGCTGGGGagcggaaaaaaagaaaaaagaaatggaagaaaaactcAAACTTAAGTTAATGATAATAGATTATTTTAAGGAAGAAGGACAACGAAGGCAGAAAAGGCAACAAGAAAAAACTGAACAACAAATGATGAACATgatattaaaaagagaaaaggaaatcaaggaaaatgaacaaaagaacaaagCCAAACATGAAGAAACTGAAATTCAAGATGGAGAGGAAGAAACATTTCCGCCACCACCAGAGATGTGCATGAGGCCACCACCCTATAACACTGAACAGCCCCAGGAGAATAAAGTGTATCCTACTATCCCTATGATGGGAGTAACAACAATTGAAGATGAATGGACAAACGTAGAATTACAAGTTAATGGTACGCTGAAAGGATTAGCACGGTCAAAGGAGCAGGAACCAAATCTAATGTCAGCTGGCAGAGGAGCTGGAAGAAGAGCTCAATCTTCAACCCCAGGTTcaaaaaatattgcagaaaaaagGTTACCAAGTGAAGAAATCTCAATTTTCCCTGAAGAGCAGTCATGGAAAAACATGATGAATAAAAATGCTCAGACATACTGGAATGAATACCCGAGCACTAGTTCACCACGAAGGCAAGGAACCGAAGACACTAAAATGAAACCTCGATGGGTCTCATGTCCTGGTGAAAGTTCATGCCTGAAAAAAGAACTACCTATCCCTCAGCAAGGTGAAACAAGCACAAGACCAAAGAGTTTTGCCCATACTCGTTCCGAGttggaagagagaaagaatatGACAGAAAACAATCAGGGAAAATTAGTCAAGCTAGAAGGAGAAGTGAAGATAACTCCACTAGAAGAGGAAGATAAGTTACTTCATGGAGTCTTTGAAGATCTTAATGGAAGAAACACTACCGACTTAACAAGACAAATACGACGGATAGAGACACAAAAAGAAGCCCTTAAAGAAAGTCAAAGCCtagtaaaagttttaaatgaaatggcagacagtattaaaaatataactcgACTAAATGCAACGCAAGAACATAGCTGGACTGCAACCAAGGAAGTATCAGAACCTAATAACAGAGAAGGTGCAAATGAAGACCCACAAAGAAGAGAGAAGCTCCCACACAGCTTAAGGGCACAAAATCATGACTCAAATGTAACAAGCCTCATAGAGATAGATATGGAGGTGGAAGGGGAAAAAGCCATTCAAACTACTAGAGCACTGAGAGACAGATCCACTCTGAGACAACCGGATCGATACAGCAGTACAACACTCGCTTGCTTTCAACACGAAAGGTGCcgaagagaagaggaaaggaaaaGACAAGTGGATGAAGATGAACCTACAGCCTCTTCATCCCAGTGTCCACTAATAGTAAAAGGAACAGCACTACACTATGTGCCATGGAGCTTTATGGATGTGACTGGACTCATAAGTAGACTTCCAGACCTATGCGAGGGGGCACAGAGATGGATCACCCaatttgaagaaaaaacaaTGGGCCACCAACTGGCCCTTGGAGACATCAAGGCCATATTAGGTCAAACTATCGggaaaaataaaaccactgaAGTTTTGCAAGAAGCTGGAATGCCACCTGAGGCCGAAGATGCTAGATATGATCATTACCCACTGGGACCCAACAGAAATGCAATCTGGGGAGCCCTAAGGAAAATGTACCCAACAAAGATGGATCCAGGACGATTGGAAACTATTAAACTGGCTGAAGAAGAAAATGTAGTTAAGTTCATACAAAATTTCCAAGATGCTTGGAGAGAATGA